The following are encoded together in the Adhaeribacter arboris genome:
- a CDS encoding DUF3810 domain-containing protein: MNNKLKNILIYLSLPVQIVVVQIIAANPLLVEKFYTGLFYKKLSHFLRILFGDFSFPIGQILFYSLVTGLLIAIVKHIRKLILRQISFKEFGRSSLLGVFTFLSIFYFLFTGMWGLNYHRRPIEEIVQIKEEPVSKAELELLCRRLIQLTNASRQQLTQDQKHALRLPITHNQMLAQATAGFQRVAKVFPELAYAHYSVKAVYVPQVMSYFGVSGIYFPFTGEANVNMHPPAYLLPGTICHEMAHQIGFASEDEANFVSYLVCRLNPNPFFEYSGNYMALRYAMNRLRKINPRAYKKMQRYYSAGLKQDLVENRRYWESFQNPIEVFSEWFYDLFLKANDQKDGIKSYSKVVELLMGEFRKNNLNYPVKTFPGPKNKFLLLNQR; encoded by the coding sequence GTGAACAATAAACTTAAAAACATTTTAATTTATCTCAGTCTACCGGTGCAAATAGTAGTAGTACAGATAATTGCGGCTAATCCGTTACTGGTAGAAAAATTTTATACGGGCTTGTTTTACAAGAAACTGAGCCATTTTTTAAGAATATTATTTGGTGATTTCTCCTTTCCTATCGGGCAAATTTTGTTCTATAGCCTGGTAACAGGTTTATTGATTGCTATTGTAAAACATATCCGGAAATTAATTCTCCGGCAGATAAGCTTTAAAGAATTTGGCCGCAGCAGCTTACTCGGAGTTTTTACGTTTTTATCTATATTTTACTTTCTGTTTACCGGCATGTGGGGTTTAAATTACCATCGTCGGCCGATAGAAGAAATTGTCCAGATAAAAGAAGAACCCGTATCTAAGGCTGAATTAGAATTGCTCTGCCGTCGGCTTATTCAGCTTACCAATGCCAGCCGGCAGCAACTCACTCAAGATCAAAAACACGCTTTGCGTTTACCAATTACCCACAACCAAATGTTGGCCCAGGCTACAGCGGGTTTTCAAAGGGTAGCCAAAGTTTTTCCGGAATTAGCTTACGCGCATTACTCGGTAAAGGCCGTTTATGTGCCCCAGGTAATGTCCTATTTTGGAGTGAGTGGTATTTATTTTCCTTTTACCGGCGAAGCCAACGTAAACATGCATCCGCCGGCGTATTTGTTACCCGGAACCATTTGCCACGAAATGGCGCACCAAATTGGTTTTGCTTCCGAGGATGAGGCTAACTTTGTATCCTATTTGGTTTGTCGCTTAAATCCGAATCCTTTTTTTGAATATTCCGGTAATTACATGGCTTTAAGATACGCCATGAACCGGTTGCGAAAAATAAACCCCCGGGCTTACAAGAAAATGCAGCGTTATTACAGTGCGGGTTTAAAACAAGATTTAGTTGAAAACCGCCGTTATTGGGAAAGTTTTCAGAACCCCATAGAAGTTTTCAGCGAATGGTTTTACGATTTATTTCTGAAAGCCAATGACCAGAAGGACGGCATAAAAAGTTATTCAAAAGTAGTAGAATTGCTAATGGGTGAATTCCGGAAGAATAATTTAAACTACCCAGTAAAAACTTTCCCCGGACCAAAGAACAAATTTTTGTTGTTAAACCAGAGATAA
- a CDS encoding acyl carrier protein, translating to MPRTQNIEHQIINIISKTKEIKPSRLQAHANLSREFGFDTVDVVDIILELEKSFKITIPDEVPLDTVGDFIHYVSTQTLRKAS from the coding sequence ATGCCACGAACTCAAAACATCGAGCATCAAATCATTAATATAATCAGTAAAACCAAAGAAATTAAGCCTTCCCGATTGCAGGCCCACGCTAATTTAAGCCGGGAATTTGGTTTCGATACCGTGGATGTTGTTGACATTATTCTGGAACTGGAGAAAAGCTTTAAAATAACCATTCCGGATGAAGTGCCGCTCGATACCGTAGGCGATTTTATTCATTATGTTTCCACCCAAACGCTGCGTAAAGCGAGTTAG
- a CDS encoding efflux RND transporter permease subunit, giving the protein MKNIKEFFPTSWSIDNKTSIYVMTVILTIAGLLSYNSLQKENFPDIVIPTIITGVIYPGTSPSDMENLVTRPLEKEIKSLSGVKKVTSNSMQDFCMITVEFNTDVEVDVAKQKVKDAVDKAKADLPQDMPNEPDVQEVSFSEFPIMYINLSGDYSSDKLKQYAENVQDRIEALSEINRVDIVGALEQEVQINVDMYKMQAAQVTFGDIQRAIASENMTMSGGLIEVGEMKRAVRVVGQYTDANEIGNIVVKSLPGANIPLHDIATVTDGFKEKESYARLDGKPVITLNVIKRSGMNLIEASDKINAIVKEMQGNALPKDLKVTVTGDQSTRTRHSLNDLINTIIIGFILVTVILMFFMGTTNALFVGLSVPISMFVAFIVLSFFGISMNMIVLFAFLLALGIVVDDAIVVIENTHRIHHEHPWSIFKSAKAAAGEVFVPVLAGTLTTVAPFAPLLFWPGIVGEFMYYLPVTLIITLMASLLVAFIINPVFAVSFMGKKEVNPVKARKTFLYSMIGMAVFAGICYLAGFRGVGNLTVFIMLFVALNKYVFTSWINSFQTKVLPKFMNLYERTLRGVLKGSRPWMVLGTVIFLLILSVVFTIVRQPKVDFFPSGDPNFVYAYLTLPVGTDQSVTDSLTKVVEQRVNNVIGKNNPDVESVIANVAIGAGDPTQPSYTAESHKGKVTVAFVEFMERTGPNTKTYLNKIRESVKGIPGVEIIVDQEQNGPPVGKPVSIEVSGEDFAQLIKVSKDVEQYINSLGIAGIEDLRTDLEDKNPQISVAIDRVRANREGISTAQVAMELRTAIFGTEASKFKRDEDEYPIQVRYAEPYRKNIDALMDMRITFRDMSMGGAIRQIPLSSVAKIDYSNTFGGIRRKNLKRVITLSSNVLEGYNANEIVGQIQQSLPNFKAPEGYEVKIGGQQEDQKETSDFLGVALISSIGLIFLILVTQFNSVSKPLIILSEIVFSLIGVLLGFSIFNMNISIVMTGVGVIALAGIVVKNGILLVEFADVLREREGYELKEAVVMAGKTRLTPVILTATAAILGLIPLAIGLNLNFFTLFSDFEPHFFLGGDSVVFWGPLAWTIIFGLSFATILTLLVVPAMYLISERFKLKIGRKPKHVQPIEPQPHLVEEYSTH; this is encoded by the coding sequence ATGAAAAATATAAAAGAATTTTTTCCGACCAGCTGGTCTATTGACAATAAAACCAGCATTTATGTAATGACGGTAATCCTGACCATCGCGGGTTTACTATCGTACAACAGTCTCCAGAAAGAAAACTTTCCGGACATTGTTATTCCCACGATTATTACCGGGGTTATTTACCCCGGTACGTCGCCCTCCGATATGGAAAATCTGGTAACCCGGCCTTTGGAGAAAGAAATCAAATCCTTATCGGGCGTTAAAAAAGTTACCTCTAACTCCATGCAGGATTTCTGTATGATAACGGTAGAATTTAATACCGACGTGGAAGTAGATGTGGCGAAGCAAAAGGTAAAAGATGCGGTAGATAAAGCGAAAGCCGATTTACCCCAGGATATGCCTAATGAGCCAGATGTGCAGGAAGTAAGCTTTTCCGAGTTTCCGATTATGTACATTAACTTGTCCGGCGATTACTCCAGCGATAAGTTAAAGCAGTACGCCGAAAACGTGCAGGACCGCATCGAAGCTTTATCCGAAATTAATCGGGTAGATATTGTAGGTGCTCTGGAGCAGGAAGTACAAATAAACGTGGATATGTATAAAATGCAGGCCGCGCAGGTTACTTTCGGAGATATTCAACGAGCCATTGCTTCCGAAAACATGACCATGTCCGGCGGCTTAATTGAAGTAGGCGAAATGAAACGCGCCGTGCGGGTAGTGGGGCAATATACCGATGCCAATGAAATCGGGAACATCGTGGTAAAATCACTGCCGGGAGCCAATATTCCATTGCACGACATTGCTACGGTTACCGATGGCTTTAAAGAAAAAGAAAGTTACGCCCGCCTGGATGGCAAACCGGTAATTACGCTCAATGTAATTAAGCGCAGCGGCATGAATCTGATCGAAGCTTCGGATAAAATCAATGCAATTGTAAAAGAGATGCAGGGCAACGCGCTGCCCAAAGACCTGAAAGTAACGGTAACCGGCGACCAATCAACCCGTACCCGCCATAGTCTGAATGACCTAATTAATACCATCATCATTGGTTTTATTCTGGTAACGGTTATTTTGATGTTCTTTATGGGTACCACCAACGCTTTGTTTGTGGGTTTATCAGTGCCTATTTCCATGTTCGTGGCTTTTATCGTGCTATCGTTCTTTGGCATCTCCATGAACATGATTGTGCTTTTTGCCTTTTTGCTAGCCCTCGGAATTGTAGTAGATGATGCCATTGTGGTAATCGAAAATACGCACCGTATTCACCATGAGCATCCCTGGAGTATTTTTAAATCTGCCAAAGCGGCTGCCGGCGAAGTATTTGTGCCGGTACTGGCGGGTACGCTCACTACCGTAGCTCCGTTTGCGCCGCTTTTATTCTGGCCGGGTATTGTAGGGGAGTTTATGTACTATTTGCCGGTTACGCTTATTATTACCTTAATGGCTTCGTTGCTGGTAGCGTTTATTATTAACCCGGTATTTGCGGTGTCATTCATGGGTAAAAAAGAGGTGAATCCGGTAAAAGCGCGCAAAACATTCCTTTATTCTATGATTGGGATGGCGGTGTTTGCGGGGATTTGTTACTTAGCTGGTTTCCGGGGAGTAGGTAACTTAACCGTGTTTATTATGCTTTTTGTTGCTTTAAATAAATACGTCTTTACCAGTTGGATTAATTCTTTCCAGACGAAAGTACTGCCTAAGTTCATGAACTTGTACGAGCGTACTCTACGCGGTGTATTAAAAGGCAGCCGCCCGTGGATGGTGTTAGGTACCGTTATTTTTCTGCTCATACTTTCCGTTGTGTTTACTATTGTCCGGCAGCCGAAAGTCGACTTTTTCCCGTCCGGTGACCCGAACTTTGTTTACGCCTACTTAACGCTGCCCGTGGGTACCGACCAATCCGTAACTGACTCTTTGACTAAAGTGGTAGAGCAACGGGTAAATAACGTAATCGGTAAAAATAATCCTGATGTAGAATCGGTAATTGCGAACGTAGCCATTGGCGCCGGTGACCCCACGCAGCCTTCTTATACGGCCGAGTCGCACAAAGGAAAAGTTACGGTTGCTTTTGTGGAATTTATGGAACGTACGGGCCCAAACACCAAAACCTACCTGAACAAAATCCGGGAAAGCGTGAAAGGCATTCCGGGCGTGGAAATTATTGTGGACCAGGAGCAAAACGGGCCGCCGGTAGGTAAACCGGTAAGTATTGAAGTATCCGGCGAAGATTTTGCCCAGCTGATTAAAGTATCCAAAGACGTAGAACAATACATTAATTCTTTGGGTATTGCCGGGATTGAAGATTTACGGACCGATTTAGAAGATAAAAACCCGCAAATTAGTGTAGCCATTGACCGCGTACGAGCCAACCGCGAAGGTATCAGCACGGCCCAGGTAGCCATGGAATTACGAACTGCCATTTTTGGAACCGAGGCGTCTAAGTTTAAACGCGACGAAGACGAGTACCCGATTCAGGTGCGTTACGCGGAGCCTTACCGTAAAAATATCGACGCTTTAATGGATATGCGCATTACTTTCCGGGATATGTCGATGGGCGGGGCTATCCGGCAGATTCCATTATCATCGGTAGCTAAAATTGATTACTCTAATACGTTTGGGGGTATTCGGCGCAAAAACTTAAAACGGGTAATTACACTTTCGTCTAACGTACTGGAAGGGTATAATGCCAACGAAATTGTTGGCCAGATTCAACAGTCTTTACCAAATTTTAAAGCGCCGGAAGGCTACGAAGTAAAAATTGGCGGGCAGCAGGAAGATCAAAAAGAAACCAGTGATTTCCTCGGGGTTGCGTTGATTTCTTCTATTGGTCTAATCTTTTTAATTTTGGTGACTCAGTTTAATTCGGTGTCCAAACCGCTCATTATTTTATCGGAAATTGTGTTTAGCTTAATTGGAGTACTGTTAGGTTTCTCCATTTTCAACATGAATATCTCTATTGTAATGACGGGAGTAGGTGTAATAGCGCTGGCGGGTATTGTGGTGAAGAACGGTATATTACTAGTGGAATTTGCCGATGTACTGCGCGAACGGGAAGGTTATGAGTTGAAAGAAGCAGTAGTAATGGCCGGTAAAACCCGTTTAACCCCTGTAATTCTAACCGCTACGGCCGCTATTCTGGGCTTAATTCCATTAGCTATTGGATTGAACCTGAACTTCTTTACCTTGTTCTCGGACTTTGAACCACACTTCTTCCTGGGGGGCGATAGCGTCGTATTCTGGGGACCACTCGCCTGGACGATTATCTTTGGCTTAAGTTTTGCTACTATATTAACCCTTTTAGTAGTGCCGGCTATGTATCTGATTAGTGAGCGCTTTAAATTAAAGATAGGTCGGAAGCCGAAACACGTGCAACCAATAGAGCCTCAACCTCATCTTGTAGAAGAATACAGTACACATTAA
- the rbsK gene encoding ribokinase: MNKKILVIGSANTDMVIKTKHFPLPGETVLGGRFIMNPGGKGANQAIAAARLGGQITFITKIGNDIFGRQALQQFLKEGVNAGYVISDPDNPSGVALITVDEKGENAIVVAPGSNGTLSPEDVTKAEAVFAEAEIILMQLEIPLPTVLFAADLAARYSKKVILNPAPAALLPYELYRNLYIITPNRSEAEALTGVLIKDLATTEQAAQKLRQKGIANVVITLGTEGAFAYNDSLAKLIPATLVTAVDTTAAGDVFNGALAVSLAEGLELDVAVEFANQAAAISVTRMGAQASAPFRKELLSAPLK, translated from the coding sequence ATGAACAAGAAAATACTGGTTATTGGTAGCGCTAATACCGACATGGTTATTAAAACGAAACATTTTCCTTTACCCGGCGAAACTGTATTAGGCGGCAGATTTATTATGAATCCGGGAGGAAAAGGCGCTAACCAGGCTATTGCTGCGGCTCGTTTAGGCGGCCAAATTACCTTTATTACTAAAATTGGCAACGATATTTTTGGCCGCCAGGCGCTGCAGCAATTCTTGAAAGAAGGAGTAAATGCCGGTTATGTTATCTCCGACCCGGATAATCCTTCGGGGGTAGCTTTAATTACCGTCGACGAAAAAGGCGAAAATGCCATAGTGGTAGCGCCTGGTTCGAATGGTACGCTTAGCCCGGAAGATGTTACGAAAGCCGAAGCCGTTTTTGCCGAAGCCGAAATAATTTTAATGCAGTTGGAGATTCCCTTACCTACCGTACTGTTTGCCGCCGATTTGGCAGCGCGTTACAGCAAAAAAGTAATTTTAAACCCTGCTCCGGCTGCCCTTTTACCTTATGAATTGTACCGGAACTTATATATTATTACTCCTAACCGTTCGGAAGCCGAAGCTTTAACCGGCGTGCTCATTAAAGATTTAGCCACAACGGAACAAGCCGCTCAGAAATTGCGCCAGAAAGGAATTGCTAACGTGGTCATAACCTTGGGTACCGAAGGCGCTTTTGCTTACAATGATTCCCTTGCCAAACTAATTCCGGCTACTCTGGTAACAGCTGTAGATACCACGGCCGCCGGCGATGTATTTAACGGTGCTTTAGCCGTAAGTTTAGCGGAAGGTTTAGAGTTAGATGTTGCCGTAGAATTTGCCAATCAAGCAGCAGCAATTTCGGTAACCCGCATGGGCGCCCAAGCCTCGGCTCCCTTCCGGAAAGAGCTGCTGAGCGCACCCTTAAAATAA